The Argentina anserina chromosome 3, drPotAnse1.1, whole genome shotgun sequence genome includes a region encoding these proteins:
- the LOC126786928 gene encoding protein UNUSUAL FLORAL ORGANS — protein sequence MEAFHPSLAFPFSYIFSSAASAGPSASLANTISNDPWLDPRIWSRLPRQLLDRVIAFLPPPAFFRARCVCKRWYGLLFTNAFLELYLQLTHRRRHWFLFFKQKSPKNSYIYSNGGNSSNTTNICEGYLFDPYELAWYRLSFPLVPSGFCPSTSSGGLICWVSEEAGPKSLILSNPIVGSLTQLPPTLRSRLCPSTGLSVTPTSIDVTVAGDDMISPYAVKNLTSESFHIDGGGFFSLWGTNSSLPRLCNFESGRMVHLHGRLYSMNYSPFSILAYDVAANNWWKIQAPMRRFLRFPSLVESSGKLLLVAAVEKSRLNVPKSLRIWGLQSCGTTWFEMERMPQQLYVQFAAIENGNGFHCVGHGDFIIIIIPGGSGKALQFDMCRKVWQWVPPCPYVQYGGGGEGDLHGFAYEPRLATPVTVLLDQLTNPFQSFSVVN from the coding sequence ATGGAAGCCTTTCATCCCTCTCTGGCTTTTCCTTTCTCATACATTTTTAGCAGTGCTGCTAGCGCCGGGCCTAGTGCTTCTCTTGCTAACACCATATCAAATGATCCATGGCTGGACCCTAGAATATGGAGTAGACTCCCACGCCAGCTGCTTGATCGCGTTATCGCCTTTCTTCCACCGCCGGCCTTCTTTCGAGCCCGGTGCGTCTGCAAGAGATGGTATGGTCTCTTGTTCACCAATGCCTTCCTTGAGTTGTACCTCCAGCTCACTCACCGCCGGCGCCATTGGTTTCTCTTCTTCAAGCAAAAGAGCCCTAAGAACAGCTACATTTACAGCAATGGAGGGAATAGCAGTAACACTACTAACATATGTGAAGGGTACCTCTTTGACCCTTATGAGCTTGCATGGTACCGCCTCTCCTTTCCTCTTGTTCCATCTGGTTTTTGTCCAAGTACTTCTTCCGGTGGTTTGATCTGTTGGGTCTCTGAAGAGGCTGGTCCAAAGAGTCTCATTCTCTCCAACCCAATTGTTGGTTCTTTGACCCAATTGCCTCCAACTCTGAGGTCAAGGCTCTGCCCTTCCACCGGTCTAAGTGTCACCCCTACATCAATTGATGTCACTGTTGCCGGAGATGACATGATCTCTCCATATGCCGTGAAGAACTTGACTTCTGAAAGCTTCCACATAGATGGTGGTGGATTTTTCTCACTATGGGGAACCAACTCTTCTCTGCCAAGGCTTTGTAATTTTGAGTCGGGAAGAATGGTTCATCTTCATGGGAGACTCTACTCCATGAACTACAGCCCTTTCAGTATCTTGGCCTATGATGTGGCCGCAAACAACTGGTGGAAGATTCAGGCTCCCATGAGAAGGTTTCTGAGGTTCCCGAGCTTGGTGGAGAGCAGTGGAAAGCTGCTGCTGGTTGCTGCAGTTGAAAAGAGTAGGCTGAATGTGCCCAAAAGCTTGAGGATTTGGGGCTTGCAGTCTTGTGGAACAACTTGGTTTGAGATGGAGAGAATGCCACAGCAGCTATATGTGCAGTTTGCAGCAATCGAAAACGGGAATGGGTTCCATTGCGTAGGTCATGGAGACTTCATTATCATTATAATTCCGGGGGGTTCCGGTAAGGCTTTGCAGTTTGACATGTGCAGGAAAGTGTGGCAATGGGTTCCTCCATGCCCTTATGTTCaatatggtggtggtggtgaaggTGACTTGCATGGTTTTGCTTATGAACCAAGACTTGCAACACCAGTCACTGTGCTTCTGGATCAGTTGACTAACCCATTCCAGTCTTTCAGTGTGGTTAACTAG